The Plasmodium sp. gorilla clade G2 genome assembly, chromosome: 5 DNA segment TGTTGCTGTTGTTATTATCTGTGGTAAAATTATTGATTGTGTCATCATAATTTACTTGTACcctttgaatatttttttttttattgtcttCCTCTCTTTTACAatcattaattatattaacaaaaaggtcatttgaattataaaaattattatcgcATGAATATTGTATTTGTTTCATTTCTTgtgatatatcttttttttttaaatgttctTTTTTGCTATGATTGCTTTTAAGGAACTTTtggtttattatataagttTGAATATCCGATATTTCTAAATTCTTTTGGTCtattgaatattttaattccttcttcttttttttttttttttctttaatccTTGAAAAGATATTGAGCATTTGATAATTATTAGATATAGAATAAGTTGGTTGACTATTTTCATTGTCTTTTGTATTATAAATTTGATATTGAAAATTTGGATCATTTAAATggttatcatttttatgttggttataattgtaattattatttatgtgatatttattataataattattattattgttaatattattattaatattattattattttttactattttttttttttttttataataacattttgtattatcataaatattattataagttGGTGTAAAATGTTTTGctatattttgatattttatatctacTTGATTTTTATTGTTACTATAAATatcactatatatattttcaccCTTTGtactatatatttcttcttcaCAATTCGAATCATATTCGTTTTTCCTATTAGGGttgattataatattttttgtgttttttatatttatagtagattcattataataatgatctGATTTGTCAAAACATAAATCATTCAAATTGTGCTCTTTagtattatcataattattactatGTTTTATGTTTAAATCATAttgttcattattattgttaataatatcattatggttgttttttttattttcgtgtcgtttataaaaataattttgtttatatataaaattaacatGCTGTTCGTTTTTTTGTTGATTATAATGAAGGtcgttattttttttttttatgtttttcatAAATGCTATATTATTAGATTTATCATGTGAAGGGTTTATTAGGTTTACATTATGACATAATTTATTTGAGttcaaatttatataattatttatatttgtatcatCATATGTCTGTTCATTTCTGTCTAATGGTTGtctttcatttattatacatttgTTTATAGTATTACTATGATAAGAAGAGGTAAAATTAGATAAATGAGAACTATTTGAAGatagaatatttatatccttatcattttttttgtccTTATTATTTACCCATTCGTGATTATTGGACGaatgtaaaaaatacatttgattatttttatttacctCATGGTTATTATCTTTTcgtgtatttattttatataaattattttgaataGATCTAAAGTCGgttatattttccttattcAAAATATCATCTTGATttgaattattcatattaaaatatatgaaggCTAAGGTTTACAATTTTGTGATAAAAAGGAAGTAAATTAATaagtattataaaaatatatatacatatatattaatgtatcAAACTTTAATTATTCAAAGGTGATGGCCTTTAAGACAggttataattaatatgttaaatgatttatattttcatatatttaatatatatattattaactaaaaattatattaaatcgatatggttttaaaaaaaaaaaacaaaaataataaataaatgataccataaaaatatttttaagttgaaaaaataaagtttatatatatggttgttttataaaatatggtTAAAtggtaattatatatatatatatatatatatatgtattattatttcatatattggtatatatataatattatataatacaaatttgGTATGTacttgaattttttttttttttttttgtgaacaAAACTATATGTTGTAATAATTATACAATCAATTTTGAGCACTTGTAACCCACCAAAATGCacacattaaaaaaaaaaagaaaaaaaaaaaataataataataataataaaaaaaaaaaatataaaaaaaaaataaaatactaaaataaaaaataattaaatatatatatgtatattctcATATTTTGAATAAAGTGTAACCAGttcaaaaaacaaaaaatttattattaatttaaatccTATATGTaaaagattatatatatgtatgcttATGACTCAATacagtttatatatattattatgctTTTAAAAAGTTGGACACAAATTTTATAGGGgttgtaataatatgtaaattattttgCACATATTTGGATCATCAAATTGAATAGATCTAAagagataatatatatgtaaatacaCTTGGgcaagaacaaaaaaaaaaaaaaaaaaaaaaaaaaaaaaaaaaaacaataagtatatataaatatatttgtatttatactTACATATGTGAATtcaataagaaaaaaatgttacCTTTGAGTGTTGTATTTCTCATACTTATGGTTTGTATGAAATTTGGTTTGGGTTACATTATTTCTCCATTTTCTATAAATGGggaatacaaaatatatattagttaATTATAGgtttaaaaaaagagaaaaaaatgaatatttaaataatgtattcttattttgaatttgaacatatatatatatatatatatatatatatatttgtatattctttatgacgtcattatatatttatatattttatacttaAAAAAGGGCGTTTTAGtagattatttaattttttttcatttttcaatAATTGAAAGGgatttgtaaaaataattataataaataataatcacaatatttattatatcatctaataatttttctaattttatcCGTATGTTCCAATTCAAGTATTctattttttgataattttttaagaTATGTAAGTTCTTCcggtgtatatatatattcgtCTTGATTATTTGGTTCATTTTTTGAAGTTTGAAAATCATTTTGATATTGAATATTTAAATCAGTTTTtaagaaattattaattttatctgCTTGTATAAGTTtgtgtttatttataatttcattgtatttatgataatatttatctGAACATCTTCTACTATATTTTATTGGATATTGAGGTATAATTTTGCATAAACTTAATACATATTTCATATGATCACTAAAGTTACAATTGGTAGCTAGCCAAAATTTGACTCGATTAAATCGTAATCGAATTTCTTTAATGTTTtctacattattataataacaatcaTTACTTGGAttagtaatattatatctatttaACTTTTctctaatattatttttatttacatatgtaCCTAATACTTCTATGTGTTtcccattttttttatctttttgatTTGCTACaacaattttaaaaaaacgtTTTCTTTTTACCCCATTAACTTGACATCGAATTCTTGGGGGCCCTTTATCCTTTGAAAAATAGGGTAAGAATAATCTTCttatcattttaatatatatatatatatatattatatttatatgtagttacttatttttttttttttttttttttttttttttatacaaataCACATAGCTTTAAAATAAtgtcatttattttaaatataaatctatgtaaaataattcataataatatattctaattttatttaataattcatatgaaaaagaagaatatttctataaataagatatttttatttttaaaatattattatatatttatatatgtataattattattcactccttgaaaaattatataggcatataaaaattattgaataattaataaatattatatatatatgtaacataATTTTAAGTATATCATTTGGAATGTGCACTAAgttcaaataatatttcattatatatatatatatatatatatatataatatattatttatttattttttttttttctttgtgctttattttttatattgtttattttttaaattattttattagagAATAAGAATTTTTGACTGAATAGACGATTTAtgcataatattataataaaaatattatatttttttagtttatttatttttattttttgtataatatatatatgtttattgaTTTATGGGAATAATGtgcatatattattcttttttttgtttttttataagagAAATAAT contains these protein-coding regions:
- a CDS encoding mitochondrial ribosomal protein S16 precursor, putative, with amino-acid sequence MIRRLFLPYFSKDKGPPRIRCQVNGVKRKRFFKIVVANQKDKKNGKHIEVLGTYVNKNNIREKLNRYNITNPSNDCYYNNVENIKEIRLRFNRVKFWLATNCNFSDHMKYVLSLCKIIPQYPIKYSRRCSDKYYHKYNEIINKHKLIQADKINNFLKTDLNIQYQNDFQTSKNEPNNQDEYIYTPEELTYLKKLSKNRILELEHTDKIRKIIR